The DNA sequence TACAATCAAGTGGGAAATTCTATTCGTCCAACTGAACGGTTAGTTTTAGATTGTGAAGAGGGAATTCCACTAACGAGTTATCGTATTTATAACTTGGAAGATAAAGTTCAAATTGAGATGTATGAGGGACGCTTTGAAGCTGGACGCTTAATTGATAGGTGGGACTATCCGCATGGAATTTTAGAAGGTGATGAAATGAGATTTCACCTTAATGTTTATGTAAAAGATGGAAACTTATCTAAAGTACAGGAATTAAGTGAGCCAATAGAGATTATTCTAAAAGAGTTTAATTTTATTGACGCTTCAGATTTACATTAGGGAGGGAATGGTTTGATTGTTAATCGACGAGAAATCAAGTATTCCATTAGTGAGGTAGATTATTATCGTTATTTAAATTTATTTAATACTATTTTAAAGGTCGATCCGCATTCTAAAGAGGGAAGCTATACGATTCGAAGCTTATATTTTGATACACCGATGAATGATGATTATTATAGTAAGATGAGTGGCGAAGAGGTCCGAAAAAAAATTCGCCTTCGCCTTTATGATGTTCACACGGATCGTGTCAAACTCGAGCTGAAACGTAAAATAAGTGTGAATCAAGTTAAGGAAACGGTTTGGATTAGTGCATCAGATGCGAGAGCGCTGATTGAGATGAAGTATGATGTTTTATTGAAGTATGAAGAAAAAACAGCTCAGACCATTTATAATATTATGAGCCTCGGACAATATCGACCAGTTGTTCTCATTGATTATGATCGACGAGCATTTTATCATGAAGAAAATAATATTCGGATTACGTTAGATAGTCAAATTCGAAGTAGTGAAACAGATTTTGATTTGTTTTCTGAAGATGTATTGATGGTTCCAGCCTTTACAACTTATAATGCTATTTTAGAGGTGAAGTTTAATGGAGACTTATTTTGTTGGATTACAGAGGTTTTAAAGGGGCGTGATACCGTTAATCAATCATTGAGTAAGTATTGTTTGTCACGATCATTATTTGATCAATATTTAGCATAATTAAAGGAGAGATATGATGAAAGAGATGTTATATGAATATTTAGTGACACGTAGTGGGGAGATTAATATATTTAAATCGATTGAAATATTAATAGTGGCGTTACTATTAGCCGCGATCGTGTTTTGGACGTATAAATTTACGTTTAGCGGGGTGTTATATAACCGAAAATTTAATGTGTCATTGATTATGCTAACGTTAATTACAACGATGGTTATGATTGTCATTGGAAGTGATATCGCTTTATCACTTGGAATGGTTGGAGCATTATCTATTGTTCGATTTAGAACAGCCATTAAAGACCCACGAGATACGGCATATATTTTTTGGTGTATTGGTATTGGATTAAGTGTGGGAACACAAAACTATATGGTTGCTTTAGTAGGGTCAATCTTTTTAGCGATTGTTTTAATTGCATTTAGTTTTGGAAGCTTTGGAGCAGAAGATCGCTATTTACTCATTATCCGAGGCGAGCGTCGTTGTGAAAGCGAGGTTATGTCGTATTTATTTAAGCAGTTTAAAGGAGCACAACTTCGTGGTAAAAACTCAACCGATCAAACGATGGAAATGATTTATCAAGTGTCATTAAAGAATGACCAACAAAAAATGTTACTGGATACATTTTATCAAATCGAAGGGATACAAAGTGTCAATTTAGTGGCTCAAAACGGTGAGACGATTGGATAGGTGAATCATGATGAAAAGATTGTTCGCAGGATGTATGACGGTATTGTTATTAGTGTTAATTACCGTTGTGATTGCGCTAATTCAAGAATCTGATGCCAAAGAAGTAAAAGAAAAAGTGAAGACAACGTTAACCTTACCTGAAGACGTCTTAGCCGAATCCTCTTTACCGATTGTCGTCATTGATACGAAGGGCCAGGAGGTCATCTATAGGAAAAAAGGTGAGAGTTCTGGAGAAAGTGTTCAAGGGAGGCTCAGTCTCTATGTTCCTGAAGATTTTCAAGCTGGGAATTTAGCAGCCCAATTGGAGATGAACATTGATATTGGGGTTCGAGGAAATACCTCGCGATTATTACCTAAAAAGCAATATACTTTAACACTTTTAAATAAAGAGGGTCAGGAACAGGCTAAATCGTTACTGGGGATGCCAAAAAGTGAAAAATGGATTTTAAACGCCTCATTTGAAGATCAATCCTTGCTTCGAAATAAGCTAGCTTATGATATTTCAAGGGAAATTATGGAATATGCACCTCGTTCAGAGTTTTGTGAGGTCTATTTAATTGATGATGAACAGCCGTTGACAACTGCTCATTATATGGGAATTTATTTATTAGTTGAGAAAATTGGGCGTGATGAGTCACGAGTAGATATCTCACAAACCATGAATCATCTCGCTGAGACTAGTTTTATTGTTTCACGTAACCGAATTAAGCCGTCAGATAATTTGTTGAAAAATTATGGATCTCAAATCTATTTGTATGATTATAACATGATTGTGGAGTATCCAAAGTCGGAATTGACAGATGAGAAGCAGATTTATATTAATCAGACGATTAGTGAGTTTGAACGAGTGCTTTATTCCGATCGATTTGATGATCCGATTGAGGGGTATGTAGCTCATATCGATGTAGATTCTTTTATTGATTATTTTATTATTAATGAATTTTTTAAGAATACGGATGCCGGAATTTTTAGTACGTATTTATATAAAGATTATGAGAGTAAGATTAAAGCGGGACCGGTATGGGATTTTGATTCAGCTATGGGAAATAGTACGCATTTATTTCCATATTATGATGAAACTGGATTTTATATGCCTCGAACCGCTTGGTTTGAACAGTTATTAAAGGATCGAAAGTTTGTAAAGCAAATGATTAATCGGTATCACCTCTTACGTAGAACCTATTTAAGTGAGGAGTATTTATTCACTCAAATCGATAATTATGTCGAGGAGTTAGGTAAGGCTATACAGCGAAACTTTGAAAAATGGCCGGTTGAGCTATGTAATCAATCTGAAATGTTGAAGAAGTATTATCAAGTGATTAAACCGTATGAACGTGATGTTCATGCGTTGATGACATTTTTAGAAGAAAATCCTCAATATACCGTTGACACGCAAAATCGAGCACAGTCTTATGATAGCGAAATTGATAAATTAAAGAAATTTATTAGTGAACGTGGAACGTGGATTGATGATCATATCGACAGCTTATTAAAATGGGCGGAATAAAAAAGGAGAGAAATAAACGATGAAAAAATTTTTAATGATTTGTACGCTTCTTTTTATCCTCCTTTTCCTGTTGATCACCAATCAATTTTATTATTTGATGGATGATGAAAAGATGCTGAAGATACCTTTTAGTATTTCAAATCAACAAATTTATCAAAATGTTCAAGGGGAGTTAGAGCCATTTGACATGATTGGAATGAATTTGACGTCAGCTCTTCCAGGAAGTTTTCCTAATGAAGAGGAATTGGAGGAATCCCTTTATTTAGAATGGTTAACCTTAATTCAACAATTGGGGGTAACGGTTTTACGGTTACCTGACTTGATGCCGCTGACCTTTTATGAAGCTCTGTTAACGTTTAATGAAACACAGTCAACGCCCCTTTATCTTTTACAAGGTATAGCTTTTGATGAGATCGCATTGGCAGATGGTATGGACTTACAAGCGTTGCGTGAGCCTTATGTAACAAAAATAAAAGGAATGATTGATTGTTTGTACGGTGGAGCATACCCTGAAAGTGAAGAGTTGCCACTCTCAAATCAGAGCGTGGACGTATCCCCTTATTTACTTGGTTATAGTTTAGGAATGGAATGGGGGAGCCATGATCTTATTTTTTCTGAGATTATGGGAGAGTTGACCCCTTATGAAGGAATATATTTTTATACAACAAACGAGGCTTCTAGTGTGGAATCATTTTTAGCGGAACTGATGGATGAGTTAATCCGCTATGAATTCGATCACTATGGAACTCAACATTTAATTACTATGGTAGGTTCAAATATTGAAGAAACATTGAACTATTTAATGAAACATAAAAAAGAAGGAATGAGAGGGGAACAAACAATCAAAAAAATTGTTGATTTAAATCAAATTAAAACAACGGATGCACTCGAAAGTGGTTATTTTGCTTCATATCACTTATATCCAGTGTTTGGTGAGGGAATGAAAGATTCCGTTGCCTCGATGTTAGTAGCCCTTGAGAATACTCATGAGATACCAGTCGTTATCTCTGAATATGGGCTTCCATCAGCTAAAGTCATTTATAAAGAGACAACTGAAGAGTTAGTGGGGATTAATGAGGAAGAACAGGCAAATGCATTGGTCATGATTTATGAAACCCTTAAGCAATCCAATGTGATGGGAAGTTTTGTATCAGATTGGCAAGATCGCTGGGATCGAACAGCCTGGACGACCGTCGAGGAAATCATTTTAGATCGTAGTCCTTATTGGAAAAATGAACTGACGTATTTACAGTCAGGGGGCTTATATACGTTTGATTCCTCAACCAGTTATCCAGATAATCGAACCGATGATTGGAAGGATGAAAACGTGTTAATCGAAAATGAGCAGGTTCAATTGTCCGTCAAGTCAGATGAAGCAGGACTGTTCTTTTTGATACAGTGGAACGAAACACCTCCGGCAGATGTTTCGTATTGGATTGATTTAGATGTCACCCCGAATTCTGGGAGTATTTCTTATGAGAAAGAAGGATTAAGTTTTGATCGACCAGTCGATTTCATTGTTAATATTGATGCCAATAACCAGAGTCGTGTGTTAGTTCAGCGATATTATCACACTTATGAATTTTTACAAAATCGTCAAAGTCTTCAAATTCGTCCTGATCAAATCGAAGTTTCTTCAGATATGGATGAGTTTGAACCGATTTTAATGGAGGTCAAATCAAGGAAATATGATGAAAATCAAGAATGCTTTATCGACCCGGTGGTGCAAGAAGCAGGGCGTTTACTTGAAGGAAATGCAAATCCATCTGCCCCTGACTTTAATTCATTAGCTAATTATTATAGAGGAGAAGGTTATGTGGAAATTAAAATTCCATGGGGGATTTTAAATTTTGCTGACCCAAGTACATGTCAAATTCATCATGACTATTATGAAAACTTCGGTATTTCATCGTTTCAAATTAGTGCTATAGGCATTGGATTAACTATTAAGTCTCAAGACTCAGAAATGATGCATCTATCTTCAAAAAATTATAGTTTAACATCATGGACGTCACCAACATACGAGCCACGATTAAAATTAGCGTATAATTTATTACAAGAAGCGTTTTTATCAGATTAGAAAGGGGGAGAAGTGATGAATGTCTTTATTATTGTCTTAATGGTTGTATTCTTTATTTATCTCATTTTCTGTACCGAATTGTATTTAACTTGGTGTGTTCATCGAGAACATCGATATGAAAAAAAGTTAAGACGACATGACAATTTTAAATTAGAAATTCAAAGTCAGCTCGAAGCCGTTAAAAACAATCAACCCCTTTCACCTACTCAATTGAAGAGAGTTCTTTCTTTATTAAAAAGGCAGGTCTATTTTGATTTGTTTAATGAAGTCATTATTGAAACCTATCAATCAGAAGACTATCGTCCTGTTATTCGTCAATATATGAATTATTTTGATAAACTATTAGAGCGATTAATAAAGAAAAAGTTAGGAGCAAATGATCTTTTTAAATTAAAACTATCTAAATTAATTGGCTATTATCAGGTCGATTCACCTCAAGTCCATCTGTTTTTATTAGACTGCTTAAAACAAAACTCGATGTATTTGAAGTTAAATGTTTTAATGTCATTATCACAAATTGGAAATGTTACATCATTTTATGATGCGCTATGTTATATTTCTAAGGAATATGTTCTTTATAACGAAAAATTATTAATTGATATCATGGCAAAATTTACTGGGGATCAAACTCGCTTAAATAATCAGCTGTTAGAGTATTTTAGTGAGTTTACAAAGGAATTTCAAATAACTTTAATCCACTATTTTACGCTCAAATCTTGGCAGCCTATTGAACCATTATTACTTGATTTATTGGAAAGAGGAGAAGAAAAGGAGAAAGAACTGCATTTAGGTGCAATTAAGTATTTTACAAATTACCCCAGTTCAATGACCAAGTCACTGTTTTTACATTATTTAAAGCATGCTGATTGGGAATATCGAGCCCTTAGTGCAAAAGCTTTACAACATTTTTCACAAGACGACGTTATTAATCACCTATTTGCGGCAAGTCGGGATCGAAACTGGTATGTCCGATTTAACTCAGCTATGACTTTGTGTTCGTATCATATAGATGAGAAAATTCTGAGTTATATCGAACATACGGAAGATCATTATTCAAAAGATATTTTGTTATATGCATTATCCTTAAAGCAACAGGCTAGCTAGTAGGAGAGAAGTTATTAAGAAAGTAGGTGAGTAGATGCTAGAATTCGTGGTCGATAGTATTAATTATTTTTTCATGATTTATATTGTTATTTATGCTATTATTTTCTTTATTTCGACAATTTCATCTATCATTGAGTTAGAGAAAAATAGAGTTTATCGTAAATATGAGTATACATTTGGCTTAAAAAGTGAAGAGAATTCGATTCCCATTTCTATTTTAGTTCCAGCTTATAATGAATCACAGACTATCATTGATTGTATTGAATCTAATATTTATCTGGATTATCCAGAGTTTGAAATAATTGTAATTAATGATGGGTCAACGGATGAAATGGGAGAATTGGTTCGTCAGCATTTTAAGTTAAAAGAAATAAATCGCCCG is a window from the Turicibacter bilis genome containing:
- a CDS encoding polyphosphate polymerase domain-containing protein, translated to MIVNRREIKYSISEVDYYRYLNLFNTILKVDPHSKEGSYTIRSLYFDTPMNDDYYSKMSGEEVRKKIRLRLYDVHTDRVKLELKRKISVNQVKETVWISASDARALIEMKYDVLLKYEEKTAQTIYNIMSLGQYRPVVLIDYDRRAFYHEENNIRITLDSQIRSSETDFDLFSEDVLMVPAFTTYNAILEVKFNGDLFCWITEVLKGRDTVNQSLSKYCLSRSLFDQYLA
- a CDS encoding DUF4956 domain-containing protein gives rise to the protein MKEMLYEYLVTRSGEINIFKSIEILIVALLLAAIVFWTYKFTFSGVLYNRKFNVSLIMLTLITTMVMIVIGSDIALSLGMVGALSIVRFRTAIKDPRDTAYIFWCIGIGLSVGTQNYMVALVGSIFLAIVLIAFSFGSFGAEDRYLLIIRGERRCESEVMSYLFKQFKGAQLRGKNSTDQTMEMIYQVSLKNDQQKMLLDTFYQIEGIQSVNLVAQNGETIG
- a CDS encoding CotH kinase family protein, which encodes MKRLFAGCMTVLLLVLITVVIALIQESDAKEVKEKVKTTLTLPEDVLAESSLPIVVIDTKGQEVIYRKKGESSGESVQGRLSLYVPEDFQAGNLAAQLEMNIDIGVRGNTSRLLPKKQYTLTLLNKEGQEQAKSLLGMPKSEKWILNASFEDQSLLRNKLAYDISREIMEYAPRSEFCEVYLIDDEQPLTTAHYMGIYLLVEKIGRDESRVDISQTMNHLAETSFIVSRNRIKPSDNLLKNYGSQIYLYDYNMIVEYPKSELTDEKQIYINQTISEFERVLYSDRFDDPIEGYVAHIDVDSFIDYFIINEFFKNTDAGIFSTYLYKDYESKIKAGPVWDFDSAMGNSTHLFPYYDETGFYMPRTAWFEQLLKDRKFVKQMINRYHLLRRTYLSEEYLFTQIDNYVEELGKAIQRNFEKWPVELCNQSEMLKKYYQVIKPYERDVHALMTFLEENPQYTVDTQNRAQSYDSEIDKLKKFISERGTWIDDHIDSLLKWAE
- a CDS encoding HEAT repeat domain-containing protein; the encoded protein is MNVFIIVLMVVFFIYLIFCTELYLTWCVHREHRYEKKLRRHDNFKLEIQSQLEAVKNNQPLSPTQLKRVLSLLKRQVYFDLFNEVIIETYQSEDYRPVIRQYMNYFDKLLERLIKKKLGANDLFKLKLSKLIGYYQVDSPQVHLFLLDCLKQNSMYLKLNVLMSLSQIGNVTSFYDALCYISKEYVLYNEKLLIDIMAKFTGDQTRLNNQLLEYFSEFTKEFQITLIHYFTLKSWQPIEPLLLDLLERGEEKEKELHLGAIKYFTNYPSSMTKSLFLHYLKHADWEYRALSAKALQHFSQDDVINHLFAASRDRNWYVRFNSAMTLCSYHIDEKILSYIEHTEDHYSKDILLYALSLKQQAS